A region from the Ictalurus punctatus breed USDA103 chromosome 25, Coco_2.0, whole genome shotgun sequence genome encodes:
- the sirt5 gene encoding NAD-dependent protein deacylase sirtuin-5, mitochondrial, giving the protein MIVQRLVSKAATLQLCARVKFTWWAPKMARPSSDLAAFRKDFAKAKHIVILTGAGVSAESGVPTFRGAGGYWRKWQAQDLATPDAFSRDPSLVWEFYHYRREVMCSKEPNPAHLAIAECEARLSQQGRSVVVVTQNIDELHRRAGSQNVLELHGSLFKTRCISCGEVKANYKSPICPALKGKGAPDPKAKDARIPEEDLPRCEAQGCRGLLRPHVVWFGESLDPDILTRVDLELERCDLCLVVGTSSIVYPAAMFAPQVAARGVPVAEFNMECTPATMRFMYHFEGPCGSTLPPALATHESEGV; this is encoded by the exons ATGATTGTGCAGAGGTTGGTGAGCAAGGCTGCAACCCTTCAGCTTTGTGCCAGAGTCAAATTCACCTGGTGGGCACCTAAGATGGCCAGACCAAGCTCAG attTAGCAGCTTTTCGTAAAGACTTTGCTAAGGCCAAGCACATAGTGATACTCACAGGAGCTGGAGTCAGTGCAGAGAGTGGAGTGCCAACTTTCAGAGGAGCTGGTGGCTACTGGAGAAAGTGGCAGGCTCAG GATTTGGCCACCCCAGACGCATTCTCCCGTGATCCATCCCTGGTTTGGGAGTTTTATCACTATAGGCGTGAG GTGATGTGCAGTAAGGAGCCAAATCCAGCCCACTTGGCAATAGCAGAGTGTGAGGCGCGCCTCAGCCAGCAGGGGCGCTCTGTTGTTGTCGTTACCCAGAATATTGATGAGTTACACCGTCGAGCAGGTTCCCAAAATGTGCTGGAGCTCCATG GTAGTCTGTTTAAAACTCGCTGCATAAGCTGTGGTGAAGTTAAGGCCAACTACAAGAGCCCTATATGCCCTGCTTTGAAGGGGAAAGG AGCACCTGATCCCAAAGCCAAAGATGCCAGAATACCAGAAGAAGATCttcccag atGTGAGGCGCAGGGCTGTCGTGGTCTTCTGAGGCCTCATGTCGTGTGGTTTGGAGAGTCGCTGGATCCTGATATTCTGACCAGAGTGGATCTAGAGTTGGAAAGATGTGATCTCTGCTTAGTG GTGGGTACGTCCTCGATAGTTTACCCAGCAGCCATGTTTGCTCCTCAGGTGGCAGCTAGAGGAGTGCCTGTGGCTGAATTTAACATGGAATGCACACCTGCCACCATGCGCTTTAT GTATCATTTTGAAGGTCCGTGTGGCAGCACTCTGCCTCCTGCCCTGGCAACCCATGAGAGCGAGGGTGTCTGA